A genomic stretch from Enterobacter oligotrophicus includes:
- a CDS encoding MurR/RpiR family transcriptional regulator: protein MNMLEKIQFQLEHLSKSERKVAEVILASPAQAIHSSIAALAQESGVSEPTVNRFCRSLETRGFPDFKLHLAQSLANGTPYVNRNVDEDDSVDAYTAKIFESAMATLDHVRQSLDMSSVNRAVDLLTQAKRIAFFGLGSSAAVAHDAMNKFFRFNVPVIYSDDIVLQRMSCMNCSEDDVVVLISHTGRTKSQVELAQLARENDAMVIALTTAGTPLAREATLAITLDVPEDTDMYMPMVSRLAQLTVIDVLATGFTLRRGAKFRDNLKRVKEALKESRFDKELLIKSDVP from the coding sequence ATGAACATGCTGGAAAAAATCCAGTTTCAACTGGAACACCTTAGCAAATCCGAGCGAAAAGTGGCTGAAGTTATTCTCGCCTCTCCCGCTCAGGCGATTCATTCAAGCATCGCCGCTCTGGCTCAGGAATCGGGCGTCAGCGAGCCGACGGTAAACCGATTCTGCCGAAGCCTGGAAACGCGCGGCTTCCCTGATTTTAAACTGCATCTTGCGCAAAGTCTGGCAAACGGTACTCCGTATGTTAATCGCAATGTGGATGAAGACGACAGCGTCGATGCATACACGGCGAAAATATTTGAGTCGGCCATGGCGACACTCGACCATGTCCGCCAGTCGCTGGATATGAGTTCAGTGAATCGTGCGGTGGATTTACTGACCCAGGCCAAACGGATTGCGTTTTTCGGCCTTGGCTCCTCTGCTGCCGTCGCCCATGATGCCATGAACAAGTTTTTCCGCTTCAATGTTCCCGTCATTTATTCCGATGACATTGTCCTGCAACGCATGAGCTGTATGAATTGTAGCGAAGATGATGTCGTGGTTCTGATTTCACACACCGGACGCACCAAAAGTCAGGTTGAACTGGCGCAACTGGCGCGTGAAAACGATGCCATGGTCATCGCCCTGACGACGGCCGGTACGCCGCTGGCACGAGAAGCGACGCTCGCCATCACTCTGGACGTCCCGGAAGACACCGATATGTATATGCCAATGGTTTCCCGCCTTGCGCAGCTCACGGTGATTGATGTACTGGCGACCGGATTTACCCTGCGTCGTGGCGCAAAATTCAGAGATAACTTGAAGCGGGTCAAGGAAGCGCTGAAGGAATCGCGTTTTGATAAAGAATTGCTTATAAAGAGCGATGTTCCCTAA
- the pyk gene encoding pyruvate kinase produces MSRRLRRTKIVTTLGPATDRDNNLEKIIAAGANVVRMNFSHGTPEDHKLRADKVREIAAKLGRHVAILGDLQGPKIRVSTFKEGKVFLNIGDKFLLDANLSKGEGDKEKVGIDYKGLPADVVPGDILLLDDGRVQLKVLEVQGMKVFTEVTVGGPLSNNKGINKLGGGLSAEALTEKDKADIVTAAQIGVDYLAVSFPRCGEDLNYARRLARDAGCDAKIVAKVERAEAVCDQDAMDDVILASDVVMVARGDLGVEIGDPELVGIQKALIRRARQLNRAVITATQMMESMITNPMPTRAEVMDVANAVLDGTDAVMLSAETAAGQYPAETVAAMARVCLGAEKIPSINVSKHRLDIQFDNVEEAIAMSAMYAANHLKGVTAIITMTESGRTALMTSRISSGLPIFAMSRHERTLNLTALYRGVTPVHFDSTNDGVAAAHDAVNLLRDKGYLVSGDIVIVTQGDVMSTIGSTNTTRVLTVE; encoded by the coding sequence ATGTCCAGAAGGCTTCGCAGAACCAAGATCGTCACCACCTTAGGTCCGGCCACCGATCGCGATAATAACCTTGAAAAAATTATTGCCGCAGGTGCCAACGTGGTGCGTATGAACTTCTCTCACGGTACACCAGAAGACCATAAATTACGTGCAGATAAGGTCCGTGAGATCGCGGCTAAACTGGGCCGTCATGTTGCTATCCTCGGTGACCTGCAGGGTCCAAAAATTCGTGTATCAACATTCAAAGAAGGGAAAGTTTTCCTCAATATTGGCGACAAGTTCCTGCTTGATGCCAACCTGAGCAAAGGCGAAGGCGACAAAGAAAAAGTCGGCATCGACTACAAAGGCTTGCCCGCTGACGTTGTACCTGGCGACATCCTGCTGCTCGACGACGGTCGCGTACAGCTTAAAGTGCTGGAAGTTCAGGGGATGAAAGTGTTCACCGAAGTGACCGTCGGCGGCCCACTTTCCAACAACAAAGGGATCAACAAACTTGGCGGTGGCCTCTCTGCAGAAGCGCTGACCGAAAAAGACAAAGCGGATATCGTGACCGCGGCGCAAATTGGCGTCGACTATCTGGCCGTCTCCTTCCCGCGCTGCGGCGAAGACCTGAACTACGCGCGCCGTCTGGCACGCGACGCGGGCTGCGATGCGAAAATCGTTGCCAAGGTTGAACGTGCTGAAGCCGTTTGCGACCAGGATGCGATGGACGACGTGATTCTGGCGTCAGACGTAGTGATGGTTGCCCGTGGTGACCTGGGTGTGGAAATCGGCGACCCGGAACTGGTCGGTATCCAGAAAGCGCTGATCCGTCGTGCGCGTCAGCTGAACCGCGCGGTGATCACCGCGACCCAGATGATGGAGTCGATGATCACCAACCCAATGCCAACCCGCGCGGAAGTGATGGACGTAGCCAACGCCGTACTGGACGGCACGGATGCGGTTATGCTGTCAGCAGAAACGGCTGCAGGTCAGTATCCGGCAGAGACCGTGGCGGCGATGGCGCGCGTGTGCCTGGGCGCTGAAAAGATCCCAAGCATCAACGTCTCTAAACACCGCCTCGATATTCAGTTCGACAACGTGGAAGAAGCGATTGCGATGTCCGCCATGTACGCGGCGAACCACCTGAAAGGGGTAACGGCAATCATCACCATGACCGAATCCGGCCGCACCGCGCTGATGACCTCCCGTATCAGCTCCGGTCTGCCGATCTTCGCGATGTCTCGTCACGAACGTACGCTGAACCTGACGGCGCTGTACCGCGGTGTCACACCGGTTCACTTCGACAGCACCAATGACGGCGTCGCGGCCGCGCACGATGCAGTGAACCTGCTGCGCGACAAAGGCTACCTGGTGTCCGGTGATATTGTTATCGTGACGCAGGGTGACGTGATGAGCACCATCGGCTCGACCAACACCACCCGCGTATTGACCGTGGAATAA
- the lpxM gene encoding lauroyl-Kdo(2)-lipid IV(A) myristoyltransferase (LpxM is lauroyl-Kdo(2)-lipid IV(A) myristoyltransferase, an enzyme characterized in Escherichia coli and involved in biosynthesis of the form of lipid A found in that species and some closely related species.), translating into METKKNNIEYIPEFEKSFRHPRNWGAWLGVYAFAGIALLPASVRDPVLGKIGRLAGRAGKSARRRAQINLYYCFPEKSDAEREAIIDAMYTTAPQAMAMMAELALRGPEKLLKRVDWKGLEIIDDMRRNDEKVIFLVPHGWGVDIPAMLMASQGQKMAAMFHNQGNKIFDFVWNTVRRRFGGRLHARNDGIKPFIQSVRQGYWGYYLPDQDHGPEHSEFVDFFATYKATLPAIGRLMKVCRARVIPLFPIYDGTTHRLTIEVRPPMDDLLTADDHTIARRMNEEVELLVGPHTEQYTWILKLLKTRKPGEKEPYKRKELFPKK; encoded by the coding sequence ATGGAAACCAAAAAAAACAATATTGAATACATTCCTGAGTTTGAAAAATCTTTCCGCCATCCACGCAACTGGGGGGCATGGCTTGGCGTTTACGCGTTTGCTGGCATCGCACTGTTACCCGCGTCTGTTCGCGATCCCGTGCTGGGTAAAATTGGCCGCCTTGCAGGACGAGCAGGAAAAAGCGCTCGCCGCCGTGCGCAAATCAATCTCTACTACTGCTTCCCCGAGAAAAGCGACGCCGAGCGTGAAGCCATTATTGATGCTATGTATACCACCGCCCCGCAGGCAATGGCGATGATGGCAGAACTGGCGCTGCGCGGCCCTGAAAAGCTCCTGAAGCGTGTGGACTGGAAAGGACTGGAAATCATCGACGACATGCGTCGCAATGATGAGAAGGTGATTTTTCTGGTGCCACATGGCTGGGGCGTGGATATCCCGGCAATGCTGATGGCATCCCAGGGTCAGAAGATGGCAGCCATGTTCCACAACCAGGGAAACAAGATTTTTGATTTCGTCTGGAATACCGTTCGTCGTCGCTTTGGTGGACGGCTCCACGCGCGAAACGACGGAATTAAGCCATTTATTCAGTCTGTGCGTCAGGGCTACTGGGGTTACTATCTGCCGGATCAGGATCACGGTCCTGAGCACAGCGAATTTGTGGATTTCTTCGCCACGTACAAAGCCACGCTGCCCGCGATTGGTCGCCTGATGAAAGTCTGTCGTGCCCGCGTTATTCCGCTTTTCCCGATTTATGACGGTACAACGCATCGCCTGACCATTGAGGTGCGTCCGCCGATGGACGACTTGCTAACCGCAGACGATCACACCATCGCGCGTCGTATGAATGAGGAGGTGGAGCTGCTGGTGGGACCGCATACTGAACAGTATACGTGGATACTCAAACTGCTTAAAACGCGTAAGCCGGGCGAAAAAGAGCCCTACAAACGCAAAGAGCTTTTTCCGAAGAAATAA
- the mepM gene encoding murein DD-endopeptidase MepM, with protein MQQIARSVALAFNNLPRPHRVMLGSLTVLTLAVAVWRPYVYHPSSAPIIKTIELEKSEIRSLLPEASEPIDQAAQEDEAIPQDELDDKIANEAGIHEYVVSTGDTLSSVLNQYGIEMGDISQLAASDKELRNLKIGQQLSWTLTPEGDLQRLTWEMSRRETRTYDRTATGFKMTSELQQGDWVNSVMKGTVGASFVSSARDAGLTSAEISSVIKAMQWQMDFRKLKKGDEFSVLMSREMLDGKREQSQLVGVRLRSAGKDYYAIRAEDGKFYDRSGTGLAKGFLRFPTAKQFRVSSNFNPRRLNPVTGRVAPHRGVDFAMPQGTPVLAVGDGEVVMAKRSGAAGYYVAIRHGRTYTTRYMHLRKLLVKPGQKVKRGDRIALSGNTGRSTGPHLHYEVWINQQAVNPLTAKLPRTEGLTGKDRTDYLAQVKEVMPQLRFD; from the coding sequence GTGCAACAGATAGCCCGCTCTGTCGCCCTGGCATTTAATAATCTGCCCCGACCCCACCGCGTTATGCTGGGGTCGCTTACAGTTCTCACTTTAGCGGTCGCCGTCTGGCGGCCCTATGTTTACCACCCGAGTTCTGCCCCTATCATCAAAACCATCGAGCTTGAGAAGAGCGAAATTCGTTCTTTGCTGCCTGAGGCCAGCGAGCCAATCGACCAGGCGGCTCAGGAAGATGAAGCTATCCCTCAGGATGAGCTGGATGACAAGATCGCGAACGAAGCAGGTATCCATGAATATGTCGTCTCAACCGGGGATACGCTGAGCAGCGTTCTGAACCAGTACGGCATCGAAATGGGGGATATCAGCCAGCTCGCCGCATCGGATAAAGAGTTACGTAACCTTAAAATCGGTCAGCAGCTCTCCTGGACATTAACCCCGGAGGGGGATTTGCAACGCCTGACGTGGGAAATGTCGCGTCGCGAAACCCGCACCTACGATCGCACTGCCACTGGTTTCAAGATGACCAGCGAACTGCAGCAGGGCGACTGGGTTAACAGCGTGATGAAAGGGACTGTCGGCGCGAGTTTTGTGTCCAGCGCGCGCGATGCGGGGCTGACCAGTGCTGAAATTAGCTCGGTTATCAAAGCCATGCAGTGGCAAATGGACTTCCGCAAGCTGAAAAAAGGTGATGAATTCTCTGTTCTGATGTCCCGTGAAATGCTGGACGGCAAACGCGAACAGAGCCAGCTGGTGGGTGTACGCCTGCGTTCTGCGGGTAAAGATTACTATGCCATTCGTGCCGAAGACGGTAAGTTCTATGACCGCAGTGGGACAGGGCTTGCGAAAGGTTTCCTGCGCTTCCCGACGGCAAAACAATTCCGTGTGTCATCCAACTTCAACCCGCGTCGTCTGAATCCGGTAACCGGTCGCGTGGCACCTCACCGCGGTGTGGACTTCGCCATGCCGCAGGGGACACCAGTGCTCGCGGTGGGTGACGGTGAAGTCGTTATGGCGAAACGCAGCGGTGCGGCAGGGTATTATGTCGCCATCCGTCACGGTCGTACTTACACCACCCGTTATATGCACCTGCGCAAACTTCTGGTAAAACCTGGGCAGAAGGTGAAGCGTGGCGACCGTATTGCGCTCTCAGGCAACACCGGACGTTCCACGGGTCCACACCTGCACTACGAAGTGTGGATTAACCAGCAGGCGGTGAATCCGCTGACGGCAAAACTGCCTCGGACCGAAGGGCTGACCGGTAAAGATCGTACTGATTACCTGGCTCAGGTCAAAGAGGTCATGCCGCAGCTGCGCTTCGACTAA
- the znuA gene encoding zinc ABC transporter substrate-binding protein ZnuA — protein sequence MLHKNTLLFAALSAALWGTTAQDVNAAVVASLKPLGFIASAIADGVTETEVLLPDGASEHDYSLRPSDVKRLKNADLVVWIGPEMEAFMQKSAKQVPEEKQVTIADLSGVKPLLMKGAEDDGDEHDHDHAHGEKGDGHHHHGEYNMHLWLSPEIARLSAVAIHDKLVELMPQSRAKLDANLKDFEAQLAATDKQVGNELAPLKGKGYFVFHDAYGYYEKHYGLTPLGHFTVNPEIQPGAQRLHEIRTQLVEQKATCVFAEPQFRPAVVEAVARGTSVRMGTLDPLGTNIQLSKASYSQFLSQLANQYASCLKGD from the coding sequence ATGTTACATAAAAATACGCTTCTTTTCGCAGCATTATCCGCTGCCCTTTGGGGTACAACAGCACAAGATGTTAACGCTGCCGTTGTCGCTTCGCTTAAACCGCTTGGATTTATCGCGTCTGCCATTGCAGATGGGGTAACGGAGACCGAGGTATTACTGCCTGATGGTGCCTCTGAGCATGATTACTCATTACGGCCTTCTGATGTAAAACGCTTAAAAAACGCGGACTTAGTTGTCTGGATTGGCCCAGAGATGGAAGCGTTTATGCAGAAGTCGGCAAAACAGGTTCCTGAGGAAAAGCAGGTCACCATTGCCGATCTTTCCGGTGTGAAACCGTTGCTCATGAAAGGGGCTGAAGACGACGGCGACGAACACGATCACGATCATGCTCACGGTGAAAAAGGTGACGGTCATCACCATCATGGCGAGTACAACATGCATCTTTGGCTCTCCCCAGAGATAGCGCGGCTTTCGGCGGTTGCAATCCATGACAAATTAGTGGAACTTATGCCGCAAAGTCGAGCCAAACTTGACGCCAACCTGAAGGATTTTGAGGCACAATTAGCCGCAACCGATAAGCAGGTAGGTAACGAGCTGGCACCGCTGAAAGGAAAAGGGTATTTCGTTTTTCATGACGCCTATGGCTATTACGAAAAACACTACGGACTGACCCCGCTGGGGCATTTTACCGTCAACCCTGAAATTCAGCCTGGTGCGCAGCGTTTACATGAAATCAGAACACAGCTGGTTGAGCAAAAAGCAACATGTGTTTTTGCTGAGCCACAGTTCAGGCCAGCGGTCGTAGAAGCCGTGGCCAGGGGAACATCCGTGCGCATGGGTACCCTTGACCCGCTAGGAACGAATATCCAGTTGAGCAAAGCGAGCTATTCGCAGTTCCTCAGCCAACTGGCGAACCAGTATGCGAGCTGCCTGAAAGGAGATTAA
- the znuC gene encoding zinc ABC transporter ATP-binding protein ZnuC, with translation MTTLVSLENISVSFGQRRVLSDVSLDLKPGKILTLLGPNGAGKSTLVRVVLGLVAPDEGVIKRDNALRIGYVPQKLHLDATLPLTVSRFLRLRPGTRKADILPALKRVQAGHLVDAPLQKLSGGETQRVLLARALLSSPQLLVLDEPTQGVDVNGQVALYDLIDQLRRELNCAVLMVSHDLHLVMAKTDEVLCLNHHICCSGTPEVVSMHPEFISMFGPRGAEQLGIYRHHHNHRHDLQGRIVLRRGNGHS, from the coding sequence ATGACGACTTTGGTTTCTCTCGAAAATATTTCGGTCTCTTTTGGTCAGCGCCGCGTCCTCTCTGATGTGTCGCTGGATTTGAAGCCCGGTAAAATACTGACGCTCCTCGGCCCCAACGGGGCAGGAAAATCGACGCTTGTCCGCGTGGTGTTAGGGCTGGTAGCACCGGATGAAGGTGTGATCAAACGCGACAACGCCTTACGTATTGGCTATGTGCCACAAAAATTACACCTGGATGCCACGCTGCCGCTGACGGTCAGCCGGTTTCTGCGTCTGCGTCCTGGCACCCGTAAAGCGGATATCCTTCCGGCGCTGAAACGCGTGCAGGCGGGTCATCTGGTTGATGCGCCACTGCAGAAACTCTCAGGTGGTGAAACGCAACGCGTTTTACTCGCCCGCGCCCTGCTAAGCAGCCCCCAGTTGCTGGTGCTGGACGAACCGACGCAGGGTGTCGATGTGAATGGCCAGGTTGCGCTTTATGATTTGATCGACCAGCTTCGCCGCGAGCTTAACTGCGCGGTGCTGATGGTTTCACATGACCTGCATCTGGTGATGGCAAAAACCGACGAAGTGCTGTGCCTGAACCACCACATTTGCTGCTCCGGTACGCCGGAAGTGGTGTCGATGCACCCGGAGTTTATCTCTATGTTTGGCCCTCGCGGTGCCGAACAGCTCGGAATATATCGCCATCATCACAATCACCGCCATGATTTACAGGGACGAATTGTCCTGCGCCGGGGAAATGGACACTCATGA
- the znuB gene encoding zinc ABC transporter permease subunit ZnuB — translation MIELLLPGWLAGVMLACAAGPLGSFVVWRRMSYFGDTLAHASLLGVAFGLLLDVNPFYAVIVVTLLLAAGLVWLEKRPHLAIDTLLGIMAHSALSLGLVVVSLMSNVRVDLMAYLFGDLLAVTPEDLISIAIGVVVVLGILLWQWRNLLAMTVSPDLAFVDGVKLQRVKLLLMLVTALTIGVAMKFVGALIITSLLIIPAATARRFARTPEQMASVAVIIGMIAVTGGLTFSAFYDTPAGPSVVLCAAVLFIFSMMKKTAQ, via the coding sequence ATGATTGAACTGTTACTGCCCGGCTGGCTGGCCGGGGTTATGCTTGCCTGCGCTGCGGGTCCACTTGGCTCGTTTGTGGTCTGGCGCAGAATGTCCTATTTCGGCGATACCCTCGCACACGCCTCTCTGCTGGGCGTTGCCTTTGGCCTGCTGCTGGACGTCAACCCGTTTTATGCCGTGATTGTGGTTACACTGCTGCTGGCCGCCGGTCTGGTCTGGCTGGAAAAACGCCCTCACCTCGCCATTGATACGCTGCTTGGCATTATGGCCCACAGTGCGCTCTCGCTCGGCCTGGTGGTGGTGAGTCTGATGTCAAATGTTCGCGTTGACCTGATGGCCTACCTGTTCGGCGACCTGCTGGCTGTTACGCCGGAAGATCTGATTTCCATTGCCATTGGCGTCGTCGTGGTACTGGGTATTCTGCTGTGGCAGTGGCGTAACCTGCTGGCGATGACCGTCAGCCCGGATCTGGCGTTTGTTGATGGCGTGAAGTTGCAGCGCGTGAAGTTGCTGCTGATGCTTGTGACGGCATTGACCATTGGCGTGGCAATGAAGTTTGTCGGAGCGCTGATTATTACGTCACTGCTAATCATACCTGCTGCCACGGCGCGTCGCTTTGCCCGCACGCCGGAGCAGATGGCAAGCGTGGCGGTCATAATCGGGATGATTGCGGTTACAGGAGGGTTAACCTTCTCGGCGTTCTATGACACGCCGGCGGGGCCGTCAGTGGTATTGTGCGCGGCAGTGCTGTTTATTTTCAGTATGATGAAAAAGACCGCGCAGTAG
- the ruvB gene encoding Holliday junction branch migration DNA helicase RuvB — protein MIEADRLVSAGTLQAEDVVDRAIRPKLLDEYIGQPQVRSQMEIFIQAAKLRGDALDHLLIFGPPGLGKTTLANIVANEMGVNLRTTSGPVLEKAGDLAAMLTNLEPHDVLFIDEIHRLSPVVEEVLYPAMEDYQLDIMIGEGPAARSIKIDLPPFTLIGATTRAGSLTSPLRDRFGIVQRLEFYQVPDLQHIVGRSARYMGLEMSEEGAFEVAKRSRGTPRIANRLLRRVRDFAEVKHDGSISAEIAAQALDMLNVDAEGFDYMDRKLLLAVLDKFFGGPVGLDNLAAAIGEERETIEDVLEPYLIQQGFLQRTPRGRMATVRAWNHFGITPPAMP, from the coding sequence ATGATTGAAGCAGACCGCCTGGTATCGGCAGGCACCCTTCAGGCAGAAGACGTGGTGGATCGCGCGATCCGCCCGAAACTGCTTGATGAGTACATTGGCCAGCCGCAGGTTCGTTCCCAGATGGAGATCTTCATCCAGGCGGCAAAGCTGCGCGGTGATGCGCTCGATCACCTGCTGATTTTCGGCCCGCCGGGTTTAGGTAAAACCACGCTGGCGAATATCGTTGCCAATGAAATGGGCGTTAACCTGCGTACCACCTCCGGTCCGGTGCTGGAGAAAGCAGGCGATCTGGCGGCGATGCTGACCAACCTTGAACCTCACGACGTGCTGTTTATCGATGAAATCCACCGCCTCTCTCCGGTGGTGGAAGAGGTGCTTTATCCGGCGATGGAAGATTACCAGCTGGATATTATGATTGGCGAAGGGCCGGCAGCGCGCTCTATTAAAATCGATCTGCCGCCGTTTACCCTGATAGGCGCGACGACGCGTGCCGGGTCGCTGACTTCGCCGCTGCGTGATCGCTTTGGTATTGTCCAGCGTCTGGAGTTCTATCAGGTGCCCGATCTCCAGCATATTGTGGGCCGCAGTGCGCGCTATATGGGGCTGGAAATGAGCGAAGAGGGTGCGTTTGAAGTCGCAAAGCGTTCCCGTGGTACGCCGCGTATTGCTAACCGTCTGCTGCGCCGTGTGCGTGACTTTGCCGAAGTGAAGCACGATGGGTCGATTTCAGCCGAAATCGCTGCCCAGGCGCTGGATATGCTGAATGTGGATGCCGAAGGCTTTGATTACATGGATCGCAAGCTGCTGCTGGCGGTGCTGGACAAGTTCTTTGGCGGACCGGTCGGGCTGGATAACCTGGCGGCGGCAATCGGGGAAGAGCGAGAAACCATTGAGGATGTACTGGAGCCGTATCTGATCCAGCAGGGCTTTTTACAGCGCACGCCGCGTGGACGTATGGCGACGGTGCGGGCATGGAATCATTTCGGGATAACGCCGCCAGCGATGCCTTAA
- the ruvA gene encoding Holliday junction branch migration protein RuvA: protein MIGRLRGIIIEKQPPLVLLEVGGVGYEVHMPMTCFYELPDAGKEAIVFTQFVVREDAQLLYGFNNKQERMLFRELIKTNGVGPKLALAILSGMSAQQFVNAVEREDPAALIKLPGIGKKTAERLIVEMKDRFKGLHGDLFTPAADLVLTSPGAPTSDDAEQEAVAALVALGYKPQEASRMVSKIATPDASSETLIREALRAAL, encoded by the coding sequence GTGATAGGCAGACTCAGAGGCATCATCATTGAAAAACAACCCCCGTTAGTGCTGCTGGAAGTGGGTGGCGTGGGCTATGAAGTCCATATGCCGATGACCTGCTTCTACGAGCTGCCGGATGCGGGCAAAGAGGCGATTGTCTTTACCCAGTTTGTGGTGCGTGAAGATGCTCAACTGCTGTACGGTTTCAACAATAAACAGGAACGCATGCTGTTCCGCGAGCTGATCAAAACCAACGGCGTAGGGCCCAAGCTGGCGCTGGCGATTTTGTCCGGTATGTCTGCACAACAGTTCGTGAATGCTGTTGAGCGCGAAGATCCTGCTGCGCTGATAAAACTGCCGGGTATCGGCAAAAAAACCGCAGAGCGTTTGATTGTCGAAATGAAAGACCGCTTTAAAGGGCTGCATGGCGACCTGTTTACGCCAGCCGCTGACCTGGTGCTGACCTCCCCAGGCGCGCCAACGTCGGATGACGCCGAACAGGAAGCGGTTGCTGCGCTGGTGGCGCTGGGATATAAACCTCAGGAGGCCAGCCGGATGGTGAGCAAAATCGCCACGCCGGATGCCAGCAGTGAAACCCTGATTCGTGAAGCGCTGCGCGCCGCATTGTGA
- the ruvC gene encoding crossover junction endodeoxyribonuclease RuvC, which translates to MSIILGIDPGSRVTGYGVIRQVGRQLTYLGSGCIRTKVDDLPSRLKLIYAGVSEIITQFQPDYFAIEQVFMAKNADSALKLGQARGVAIVAAVNQDLPVFEYAARQVKQTVVGIGSAEKSQVQHMVRTLLKLPANPQADAADALAIAITHCHVSQNAMQMSESRLNLARGRLR; encoded by the coding sequence ATGTCGATTATCCTCGGGATTGACCCTGGCTCACGCGTCACCGGTTATGGCGTCATCCGTCAGGTTGGACGCCAGTTAACCTACCTCGGCAGTGGCTGTATTCGTACCAAAGTGGACGATCTGCCGTCGCGCCTGAAGCTCATTTACGCGGGCGTGTCGGAGATTATCACCCAGTTTCAGCCCGACTATTTCGCCATCGAGCAGGTCTTTATGGCGAAAAATGCTGATTCGGCGCTGAAGCTCGGCCAGGCGCGCGGCGTAGCGATTGTTGCTGCGGTGAACCAGGATCTTCCGGTGTTCGAATACGCGGCAAGACAGGTTAAGCAGACGGTGGTGGGGATTGGTAGCGCGGAGAAAAGCCAGGTGCAGCACATGGTGCGCACGTTACTGAAGCTCCCTGCTAATCCGCAGGCCGATGCCGCCGATGCGCTGGCGATTGCGATTACCCATTGTCATGTGAGCCAGAACGCGATGCAAATGAGCGAGTCGCGGCTTAATCTGGCGCGAGGCAGGTTACGATAA
- a CDS encoding YebC/PmpR family DNA-binding transcriptional regulator, producing the protein MAGHSKWANTKHRKAAQDAKRGKIFTKIIRELVTAARLGGGDPASNPRLRAAVDKALSNNMTRDTLNRAIARGVGGDEDANMETIIYEGYGPGGTAVMVECLSDNRNRTVAEVRHAFSKTGGNLGTDGSVAYLFSKKGVISFEKGDEDVIMEAALEAGAEDVVTYDDGAIDVYTAWEEMGAVRDALEAAGLKADNAEVSMIPSTKADMDAETAPKLLRLIDMLEDCDDVQEVYHNGEISDEVAATL; encoded by the coding sequence ATGGCAGGTCATAGTAAGTGGGCCAACACCAAACACCGCAAAGCGGCACAGGATGCCAAGCGCGGTAAAATCTTTACCAAAATCATTCGTGAGCTGGTGACAGCCGCGCGTCTGGGCGGCGGCGATCCGGCGTCTAACCCACGTCTGCGTGCAGCGGTTGATAAAGCGCTGTCGAACAACATGACGCGTGATACCCTGAACCGTGCAATTGCGCGTGGCGTGGGCGGTGACGAAGACGCGAACATGGAAACCATCATTTATGAAGGTTACGGCCCTGGCGGTACTGCGGTGATGGTTGAATGTCTGTCTGACAACCGTAACCGTACCGTTGCGGAAGTGCGTCATGCATTCAGCAAAACCGGTGGTAACCTGGGCACTGACGGCTCCGTCGCTTATCTGTTCAGCAAGAAAGGCGTCATCTCCTTCGAGAAAGGTGATGAAGACGTTATCATGGAAGCGGCGCTGGAAGCGGGTGCAGAAGACGTTGTGACCTACGATGATGGCGCAATCGACGTTTACACCGCATGGGAAGAGATGGGCGCGGTACGTGATGCGCTGGAAGCGGCTGGCCTGAAAGCGGACAACGCTGAAGTGTCCATGATCCCGTCTACCAAAGCGGATATGGATGCAGAAACGGCACCGAAACTGCTGCGTCTGATCGACATGCTCGAAGACTGCGACGACGTGCAGGAAGTGTATCACAACGGTGAAATCTCTGATGAGGTTGCAGCAACTCTCTGA